One part of the Marinobacter sp. M3C genome encodes these proteins:
- a CDS encoding cytochrome C oxidase subunit IV family protein, which produces MLAVYFALMICTALPVIALKAGISPEFLAWLVFGMVIVKSLLLVDHFMEMKKAPRGWRLAAQLWAPVVIVAVAGFHAMT; this is translated from the coding sequence ATGCTGGCGGTTTATTTTGCATTGATGATTTGCACGGCCTTACCGGTTATTGCGCTTAAAGCCGGTATAAGCCCTGAGTTTCTGGCCTGGCTGGTTTTCGGGATGGTGATCGTGAAATCCTTGCTGCTGGTGGACCACTTCATGGAGATGAAAAAGGCGCCACGCGGGTGGCGGTTAGCCGCCCAACTATGGGCGCCGGTGGTGATTGTTGCGGTTGCGGGATTTCATGCGATGACGTGA
- a CDS encoding cytochrome c oxidase subunit 3, producing the protein MTDLTLEPEPGPHQLPGDIAVWMFIFAELAVFGIMLIGFAVARSLDPATFHAGRELLHPWIGLLNTVALISSSYLVATAVHQFRDKLSGVQWRLWLAVAVSCIYTVGKLYEYVDLYSQGYNLGTDTFFMFYFFLTFFHFMHVILGQIVLMVLAVKIGTGDYDGSDMNGIESGASYWHMVDLVWLALFPMLYVLA; encoded by the coding sequence ATGACAGACCTGACTCTTGAGCCGGAGCCCGGTCCACACCAGCTTCCCGGCGATATCGCCGTATGGATGTTTATTTTCGCCGAGCTGGCCGTGTTCGGAATCATGCTCATCGGTTTTGCCGTCGCCCGCAGTCTCGACCCCGCCACCTTCCACGCCGGCCGCGAGCTTCTTCACCCCTGGATAGGGCTGTTGAATACCGTCGCACTGATCAGCTCCAGCTATCTGGTCGCGACGGCGGTTCACCAATTTCGTGACAAGCTCTCCGGCGTGCAGTGGCGCCTGTGGCTTGCGGTTGCGGTCTCCTGCATTTACACCGTTGGCAAACTTTATGAATACGTGGATCTGTACAGCCAGGGCTATAACCTCGGCACAGATACCTTCTTCATGTTTTATTTCTTCCTGACCTTCTTCCACTTTATGCACGTGATACTGGGGCAGATTGTTTTGATGGTGCTTGCCGTAAAAATAGGCACCGGAGACTACGATGGCTCCGACATGAACGGCATAGAATCTGGCGCCTCCTATTGGCACATGGTGGATCTGGTATGGCTGGCACTGTTCCCGATGCTTTACGTACTGGCTTAG